The following is a genomic window from Bacteroidota bacterium.
ATTATCATTTCGTGATCAAGAGAAAACTGAAAGAATTTTTATTCAATCTTCAGCAGAAGATCGGGAAAGAAATAAATGGCCGCGTGTTTGTCGATTCTGCACCCGTGATGGATAAAGTGTGGGCAGAAAAAAGCGGGCTCGGCTGGATCGGGAAAAATTCTAATCTCATCAATCAGGAAAGCGGTTCTTTTTTTTTCGTTGCAGAACTTATTCTTGATATCGAACTGGAACCTGACGGGCCCATCGGTGATCTCTGCGGAACATGCACAAAATGTATTGACGCTTGCCCCACCGATGCGATCGTTGCTCCTTACGTGGTCGACGGAAGCAAATGCATTTCTTATTTTACGATCGAACTCGAAGGAGAAATTCCGGCAGATGAAAAAGGAAAATTCCACGATTGGATGTTCGGCTGCGATATTTGCCAGGATGTGTGTCCATGGAACAGGTTTTCAAAATCACATCACGAAAAAGCATTCGAACCACACGCACAACTTCTGTCAATGAAGAAAAATGAATGGACCGAGCTGACGGAAGAAATTTTTCAGCAACTGTTCAAACGATCAGCCGTGAAGCGCACAAAATTCGAAGGACTGAAAAGAAATATCCGCTTTCTCAGGCCTTAGCCATCGTGCGGAATGCATCGGCGATCACATCACCGTACAAGTGCCCGAATGTGGCCAGGCACCATGCCTTGAGTAGAAGCGCTTCATCGGGCTTGGCCCAATTGAGAATTTTTTTCAATTCTTTCCGGAAAAGATTCTTGTCGAAAGAAACGCTTTTGAGGATGTGTTTACTGAATTCGATCATAAAACTCCTTTCAATTTATATCGAACAAATAACGGGAGACTGGATAACCAAGTTATAAATGCGCCGTTAAATTTCCTAAAGAAAAGTCGCGTGGCGGGCTAATTTATTGTAATCCAGCAGCGTCAAATTATTAACAGGCCGCCGAATTATGGTTAATCACTTGTTCATGGGCAATTTTGTTCAGGAGCGCACCGACGGGGCTAAAAAACCCGGGCAGCGTTTCAAAATCACGAGGAACTCAAAACCGAAAACAGAAAGCAATTTGTAATCGCAAAATCTGTAATCTGTATATCTGAACTATCTGTAATCTTCCCTCTTCACTCTTTCCAGCGAAAAGTTTTCTGTTCCATTCCGCAAAGATCGATCACACGATCAATGACCGTAGCAGCAAGTTCTTCAAAATTTTTAGGGCCGCTGTAAAAAGATGGCGACGCCGGACAAATAATTCCACCGGCTTCTGTCACCGTTTTCATATTGCTGATGTGAATGAGTGAGAGTGGTGTGTCGCGTGTAATGAGAATTAATTTTCTTCTTTCTTTCAGCATCACGTCAGCCGCGCGCGTTACAAGATCATTCGAAACTCCGGATGCAATGCGTGCAAGCGTTCCCATCGAACACGGACAAACGATCATGCTCCGGAAACTCGATGAGCCCGACGCGAACGGCGCATTGAAATCCATTTTGCCATAAAACGTAAACGGATATTTTTCGAAAGATGCATCGCCAATTTCCTGTTGCCAGATCTGTTTTGCATTATCACTCATCACCACACCCACATGTTCTACCTGCGAATTCAGTTTCACTAATTTATCGAGCAACACTTTCGCATACACGCTCCCGCTGGCGCCAGTGATCGCAACAACAATTTTTTGTTTCGAATTAGAAATCATTTGAGTCGAGTAAATTGTTTATAGAATATTTCATCTAATTAAAGAAATATTTCCCTGCGCGGCAGCACTAAAATGAAATCAAGAAATTATACTTTTAAACCTAATCCTTTTGAATAAAAGTGTCCGGTAATATGGGAGCTAAGACAATGTAAAAATTTCAAAAAAGATTCCGGTAAAAATGCTGAGGTCTTTTTTTACGCCTCTTGCTACGGGTTATGTTATAATACAACTATTGTACGAAGTGCGAAATGGGTGTATTCGCTGGTTTCATAGTTCGTACTTCGTGAATTTCGTAGTTCGTACAGCAGAAAACTCACTGCAATTTCGCCTGCGCCGCCTGCAGCACACCGTAATCCGAAGATTTGTAAATGTAAGCGACCACTTTGCAGTGGGCTGCATTGAATGCATTGCTCACTGTAAATGAATTCGTCATCGTGTAATTGATCGCAGTTCCATTCGGAATATTCCCGGTGAGAACAGTATCTCCGGAAATGGATCCGGGTGTATTGATGCATCCGCGAAAAACGTGATTGAAAACATAATCGGAATCGTTCACACCATGCACGAGTTGCCAGCCCACAATGCTGTCTTCAACGAGATAAAGCGAGATCAGAAATGTTCCGGTGGTATCCGTCATTATTTTTCCGCTTACAGAAACAGAAAGCGAACGTGAAGTGGAATTGTAAGTCGGTGTGATCTTTAAATAAGCGGTCATGGGTTGTGCAAGAATTCCTGCTACAGTGGATGACCATGCGCCAACTCCCGTTGGAACAGTAAGAGGATATCCATAATGATTGATCATTCCCTGCGGGGGAGGCCAGGAATTGCTGCCGTATATTGCATCGTATGCTGCATCTTCTCCTGTAACACGAAAATCTTGCGTGTAAGAACCAAGCGGAGCGCCACCGGGCAGCGGAGCAGGCGGACAAGGATCTGCGAATGCGGTGGTATGAACAGCAACAGGAATAATTTGATCGGGGTATAATTGTTCGAGCGTATCGATCATATTCGCAGCATCGGGACAATTCGTGCAGGTGTGCCCGGTAAAATCTTCAACAAGAACTTTTCGGACTGTATCTGTAGTTGGTGCAATTCCGCTTCCGCCCGCGTACGGTGGAACTTTTATATAATCGCATCGCCACAAAAATGTGCTGATGAGAACGGTTGCGAAGAAAATATATTTTTTCATCTGTAATAAAGTTAAGAAAAATCAGAATGAACTGGTAATGGTAAGTGTGAATCCGTTGGAAGCAGGAACTTGCCGACATACTCCGCCAACGCAGAAAATTCCTGCGCGTTGTTTTCCGTATCCAAGTACTATGCGATTTGTTCCGCGCGAATAACCGATCTGCGCGCTGTAATAATGAATGCGGTGCTCAGGATTCGGATTGCCGTAATTGTATTGATCCATTCCGGCAATAAAAAAATGTTCGCCAATTGAAATTTCTTCGAGCACCGAAGCCCAGTTTCCGTAATCGACAGTAGCGTCATTATTTTTTTGCACGAGCATGTGTTCTGCATCGGTGCGGAATGCAAGTTTATCATTCACCTTGTAAATAATATCAGCCACCGCAACATAAGAATGAATAAGCGGGTACCCGAGTTTCCCCTGCATGACATTTTTATTATAAACAAAACTGGCGAACAGTAAAGTTCCTTTCAGTTTGTGATTTATCTTTTTGAAAATCTCAAGATTGATATCCTGGAAAAATAAACTGTCGTTGAATTTAAAAGGATGGGGAGTATAACCAAGATCCAGGCCATAATGATCATTGAGTTTCGTTGTGTCAATAGCGTAAGCCGCGGAATAATTGAGAGAAATATCAGTTCCGTATGTTCCGCCGAGCTTAGAACCTTTTTTCAATTTGTAATCGATCTCGCCCTGCCAGCTCAATTCACCGGTAGGTTGCGATGAGAAAGGATAATAAGCGGCGAGTGCATAAGTATGTTGTTTGGTAAGCGCAGGAATGTAATTGATGTTGAGTGAGGTCAATGATGCAGTGCGATCGGAGCGGTACGAAAAATTATCAATGCGTAATAATCCGAGATAAATACCAAGACCTTTCTGCGAATAAGTGAGAGAAGAGAATAATGCATTTCCGGGTTTGTAGATGTACCCGTTCGCTGATGACGGATCATTTATTTTATAAGCATACTCGGCATAAAAATTCACGCGGTTGCGGATGATGTTCATTCGTTCCGACCAGCAACCTACATTCTGAGGAAGCACATAAAGCGGATCAAGATCGGCTTGATACTTACTCACGAAATTTGCACCGAGAATAATCTGCGTTTTACTTTTTGCAAAACAAGAATCGAAAAGCTCATTCAGGTTCACTTCTCCGTCAATTCCACGCACAATTCCAGGGCCATCGGTCATAAAATTTCTTTGCTTGCCCCAAACGCCTTTTACATAAATTCCTTTGTAAGGATTGTAGCGCACACGAAAACCATCGAGTGCATTATCCAGTCCGAGTGCGCGTTCTTCATAGCAGCGCAACGTGAGCCCGCTGCCGAATTGTTCGTAGCTGCTGCCCACTGTAATTTCTAATTTATCATTATTGTAAGAAGCAAAACGATACGGAATTCCTGTTCCTGCATATCCCTGCGGATATCCCTGCAGATGATTCAGGTAACTTTCATAACGTACGCCGGCAGAAAAATTTCCATTGGTATAATTCACATTGCTCCATCCGTTGAACAGCGCTTTTTCAGGAACCGAATCGGCGCCTATAAGTGAATCGGGTTTGTAATATTGCGCATCAATCTCAAAATTTCCATGGATCTGTCCGCTATAAAGCGGGTTGGAATTCTGCGCAGAAATGAATTGAAAAAATCCGGCGATGCACACCGGTATCAGCACAACGGTTTTTTTCACAGTAATAGCGTTTTTGTGAAAGTAATATTATTCCGGCTTTTCGCCTTTGGCAACTTTGTTCACCACATCGTGTAATTTTTCCACTCCGCCATTCTCGGTGTAAACATTCGTTTGCCACACGATCTCATTATTGGCATTCACCACGAATACATGCGGAACATTATTCACATTCATCGCACGTTTGAAATCCTGGTTCTCGTCGAGATAAACTTCGTAATCCCAGTCTTTGCTTTCCACGTAGGGTTTTACTTTCATTGAATTCCGTTCATCGTCAATAGAAATAGCAATGAGTTTCACGCCTGATTCTTTCTGCCAGTCGGGATAAACTTCGGCGATCTCATTGAGTTCTTTTTTGCAGGGAGCGCACCAGGTGGCCCAGAAATCAATGATGATGGGTTTCCCGTCATTCTTGAAATCGGCTGTACTGATCACTTTCCCGTCGAGCGATTTTACATTCACCGCAGGAACTTTCGGCAACGCATCATCAAAACGGAACGCACTTGCCATGAAGATCATTACAAGAATAACAGCGAAAGAAGAAATGCGATTCATGTGAAAGAATTTGGTTTTAATTTTTTTGAAAAAAGAACTGACGGTAATAACGCAAACTCCGCGCCAAAACCGTCAGTTCTTATTGGTTTCTCTATAGAGAAAATGTATTAGTGACTAACTGAAACTTTACGGGTAACAGTTGTTTCTCCGGCACGAACTGTAACGAAATACATTCCGCTTGCAAGTTCAGCGCCGTTGATCGCGATAACCTGCTTACCGGAAGAAAGCGTTCCAGCATCCTGTTTGCTTACAAGTTCTCCTGTCATCGTGTAAACTTCTACAGTTACATCAGAAGAGTTGGCAAGATCGATGCTCACGTTTGCCTGCTGATCGAAAGGATTCGGGATGATGTCGATTCCATTCAATGCAGTGTGCTCTTCTACTCCTGTTGGGCAAACAACGTTGCTAACATTGATATCGTCAACATAAATATTGTTGCCATATCCGTTTGTTCCGCGGAACATGATGAATACTTTATTGTTTCCGGAATAAGAAGAGAGATTGATGCACTCGGCTCTCCATTGTGCAGAAGTTGGCACGAATGGAGAGGTAGTGTAGCCCGCAACAGTAGAAAGCGTCGCTCCTGATTTAGACCATAACTGAGTCCATGTAGCGCCGCAGTCTGTAGATACGAGTACAGAAAGTGCATCGGTATAACTTGCGCTGTATTGCCGGTGAGCAACGTTGAACTGCAGAGAAGCATTGGTCATGCTGGTCAGATCAACCGGCTCCACAATGAATTCGTCAATAGCGCCAACTGTTCCGTAGCTATAGCAATCATATTCTGCAGAGCCGCCGTTTGTAGTTACGTGCGCCCATGTGGTGCCTGCATCCGGATTGTTCAGCGTCCAGTTTGCATAAGGGAAAGCGGCAGATGAGAAATTATTCGCCAATGGCAGAACAACTCCTGCTGCAGTGCTAACAGTAAAATTAGAAACCTGAGTATCGAAATTGGTATTAACGTCAGGAGTTCCATTCGGACTTGCATCCCATGTTGTGAAAGTATGAGAACCTGCGCCTGCAGTGATCGCAGGAAGTGTAACGTTAGTAGTTGCACCAACAGCAAGACTTCCGCTCCATGCAAAAGAAACCGGAGCCGAAGCATCAACTTGCGCCATGATATTGCAGGAGGTCAATGTAACAGCTCCCATGTTTTTAAGAGTAACAACTGGTGTGAAGTTACCTGTGCATGAAAGTCCTGTAACACCGGTAACGGCGGTTACAGAAGCATCGTTTGTAATTGCGATCGGCTGATCGCCGGCAGCCTGCTCAACTGCTTTGTTTCCGTCATCCTGAATAAAGGCAACGAAATTAACCTGCCCTTTATCATAGATGTAATTAGGAAGCGCAATTGCAAAGTTGAAAGTCTGTGTTTGCGCGTTGGTCCATGAAGAAGCAAGTGTAGTTCCGCTTGCCGATGGATACATTTTACGCATTACATTATAGAAAACAGTCTCGCCATTCGATCCCGGAGGAGTTGCGAAGGTGACGGTCTTCTCAGTCATTGCCAGTTGAAGTTTCAACGCACCGGAAGAAGTGAAATTCTGCGCCGCTGTTACAACAACAGTCACGAATGCAGAATCAAATCCTGCAGACATAGTGTGGGAAACAGAAAGCGAGAATGGCGACATGATCGCCTGCTCGGTATTGATAATAGGTTGTGTCCAGTTCGCAGGCGCACCAGCGTAGTTTGGTGAACTCACGTTTGCAACACTTCCGTCCATCGGTGCGTAAGGAACGCCCGTGCAGTTGTAATAAGTAACACGCGGACCAACGTCAGTTTGTGTCTGCACATTCATTGGATCAACACCAGGCCAGTTGGTCTGGTATTTTACTGCAACCACTGTGCTTCCGTTTGCCTGAAGCAGTGCATTGAATGCAGGATTCTGAGAGGCGCACGGAGGGCACGATGCCTGCGTGAATTCTTCTGCGAGAACGGTACGTTGCGTTTGTGCATTTGCACCGATCGCAAAGCCGGCTCCGGCAATGAATAGTAAAAGTTTCTTTTTCATGTTGTTTGTTTGTGGTTAATTGATCGGTTTTTTTAGAGTAATGGCTAAGGTAGTCAGGAAATGCAAACATTCAAATATAAAAGCGAGGAATATTGCATCCAGTTAAGATAGTTGAACGATTGGTCATTTTCTGCAAATACGGCCGATTTTCATCCGGAAAATGTTCATTTTACCAATGAACAAGTGGTTAAGTCAAACTCATATCCGGTAGTGGGAATAGTGAATTTAGTTTAGTATGTTTGTAATAGCTCATCACCAAAAAAGAATTGAAATGAAAAAGTTTTTACTCTCCGTTACGTTGCTCAGCATTTACCAGGGACTTGCTGCCCAGTCTTCTTTCACTATAACCGATGCAAGCGGGAACGATGTTACCGGAAGCACTGTTACCTTATGGGTATCGGATAGTGTTACCGATACGCGCACATGGACCATGCACATCAATAATCCGAATTCCGTGAATATGAAGGTTCGCAAAACGAACCTGCAACTGAATGATCCGGGTGCTACTACCTGGTTCTGCACCGACATCAATTGTTATTCTTCCGCCACTTCTCTTTCGCTTGCATTTTCTGAGCCGTCTGGCGGAACAAGTGTTCTTACTACAGATTTTAATGCGAACTATCAGCCGGGAGTTACTCGTGTTCGCTATGCCATGCTCAATCTTTCGAATGCAAATGATACTTCCTATTTCGAGATTGATTATAACATGGCGATCGGCGGCGGACTTGGAATTCACACGAATAATAGTTTTAAGCCGGTAGTTTCAAATCCTTCTCCGAATCCTGCGTCTTCCTCTTTCATGATGAATTACAAAATGGGAAATCAGAATTCTGCCGATGCGAAATTTGCTATCTATAATATGCTTGGAGAAAAAATGATGGAGAGTGAGATCGCTGATGCCGAGGGAACCATTCGCATGGATGTTTCTTCTCTTGATCCGGGTGTTTATTTCTGTATTCTCGAATCGCAGGGCAAAGCGCTTGCTACCCGCCGGCTCGTAGTTGCGCACTAAAAAAATATTTCTGAAAAAGATCCCTGCAGCGATGTAGGGATTTTTTTTATTTCATTTTATTCCTGATCAGTTCTTCCGCATATTCTTCCGAAACATCTCTATTCATGATCAGGTCTTCTGTGGTTGGGACAATGATGTGATCCGGTAGTACGCCATGTCCATCATTGACCACGTTATCTTTTATCACGCTCGAGAAAGTGGAACAATGCACCTGGAGTTTCGTGTGCGGGAGAATGAAACGATTCTTAAAAATATATCCCCCGGAAAAAACCGTATTGCCTCCCGCTTCTTCGCCGACGAAGGTGGCGCGGTTATTCTCTTTCATGAAAGCACAGAATTCCCCTGTTGCAGAAAAACTTCCGCCGTCGGCAAGAATGAAAATATCGCCGGTAAAATTATTCTTCTCCGGCGAAAATTTCCCGATCCCGCAATACGGATACCATCGCGAGTGTAGTCTTTTCCCCGGATCATTATAATGAAAGCGCGAAACGTGAACGCATTTTTCGATGTACACAAATTTCTCACTGACTAAATGTGCTGCCAGGAAACGTGCGTAATCAGGGTTACCACCGCCATTGCCGCGAAGATCAATAATAAGATGCCGGATATTTTCTTCCTGCATCTCTGCAAAATATTTCCTGATCTCCGTCTTGAAATACTGGTGGTACTTTTTGTGTAATTCTTTTTTGTCGAATGAACGGATGGTGAGAATTGCGGTTCGCAGTCCCGGAACCGTGTCGAGCGAAATTCCTGTTGCAGGAACGAGTGATGCGTAACGTGCGGGGTAACGCTCCTTCTCAATTTTACTGATGCTGTCGGTGCAGGAAGCTTCGATGATAATATTGTGAATGATGCGATCGTCGTAACGGAATTCAGTCACAAAATTTTCCGAGGGGCCGAAAACGAAACAGAACATGTTGCGGAAAAAATGATCGATGAGCCACGAAGGAAGAGTTGTATTATTTCCGTCGCGCGGAAGACAGAGTTTTATTTTTCGGACGATCTCTTTCGCCGGGATCCCGTTGATGCTCATGATCTCCGAACCGTCGCGCACACTCGTGTCGCGCGTACCACACATCACCGTGAAGATCCGGTCGGAAGTGCAATGTACTTTGAACGGGAAAAGAAGAGAATGGGAAGTGTAATATTTTTCGCACGACATGCCCGGAAATTCAAACGTGTGCCCGTCTTTGATGAATGACGTGAGCGGGGCAATGTATCGATAGAATTCAAGATCGGTCATCGGTTTGCTGATGCCCGATGCGAGACTGTCAAATATTTTATCGAGACGATCTTTCGGTGTGTAAATGTAGAGTCCGGGATTTTTCAGTTCCAGTCTTTTTCTCAATGCAGTGAAATCATCTTTCAGTTC
Proteins encoded in this region:
- a CDS encoding UbiX family flavin prenyltransferase, encoding MISNSKQKIVVAITGASGSVYAKVLLDKLVKLNSQVEHVGVVMSDNAKQIWQQEIGDASFEKYPFTFYGKMDFNAPFASGSSSFRSMIVCPCSMGTLARIASGVSNDLVTRAADVMLKERRKLILITRDTPLSLIHISNMKTVTEAGGIICPASPSFYSGPKNFEELAATVIDRVIDLCGMEQKTFRWKE
- a CDS encoding TlpA family protein disulfide reductase, yielding MIFMASAFRFDDALPKVPAVNVKSLDGKVISTADFKNDGKPIIIDFWATWCAPCKKELNEIAEVYPDWQKESGVKLIAISIDDERNSMKVKPYVESKDWDYEVYLDENQDFKRAMNVNNVPHVFVVNANNEIVWQTNVYTENGGVEKLHDVVNKVAKGEKPE
- a CDS encoding Omp28-related outer membrane protein gives rise to the protein MKKYIFFATVLISTFLWRCDYIKVPPYAGGSGIAPTTDTVRKVLVEDFTGHTCTNCPDAANMIDTLEQLYPDQIIPVAVHTTAFADPCPPAPLPGGAPLGSYTQDFRVTGEDAAYDAIYGSNSWPPPQGMINHYGYPLTVPTGVGAWSSTVAGILAQPMTAYLKITPTYNSTSRSLSVSVSGKIMTDTTGTFLISLYLVEDSIVGWQLVHGVNDSDYVFNHVFRGCINTPGSISGDTVLTGNIPNGTAINYTMTNSFTVSNAFNAAHCKVVAYIYKSSDYGVLQAAQAKLQ
- a CDS encoding T9SS type A sorting domain-containing protein; amino-acid sequence: MKKFLLSVTLLSIYQGLAAQSSFTITDASGNDVTGSTVTLWVSDSVTDTRTWTMHINNPNSVNMKVRKTNLQLNDPGATTWFCTDINCYSSATSLSLAFSEPSGGTSVLTTDFNANYQPGVTRVRYAMLNLSNANDTSYFEIDYNMAIGGGLGIHTNNSFKPVVSNPSPNPASSSFMMNYKMGNQNSADAKFAIYNMLGEKMMESEIADAEGTIRMDVSSLDPGVYFCILESQGKALATRRLVVAH
- the queG gene encoding tRNA epoxyqueuosine(34) reductase QueG; translation: MVSTSSNTTFIKQEARRLGFDYCGISKAEFLEEQAPRLENWLKKKMHGEMSWMEENFDKRLDPRKLVPGAKSIVSLLLNYYTDKKQKDETAPKISIYAYGEDYHFVIKRKLKEFLFNLQQKIGKEINGRVFVDSAPVMDKVWAEKSGLGWIGKNSNLINQESGSFFFVAELILDIELEPDGPIGDLCGTCTKCIDACPTDAIVAPYVVDGSKCISYFTIELEGEIPADEKGKFHDWMFGCDICQDVCPWNRFSKSHHEKAFEPHAQLLSMKKNEWTELTEEIFQQLFKRSAVKRTKFEGLKRNIRFLRP
- a CDS encoding Omp28-related outer membrane protein: MKKKLLLFIAGAGFAIGANAQTQRTVLAEEFTQASCPPCASQNPAFNALLQANGSTVVAVKYQTNWPGVDPMNVQTQTDVGPRVTYYNCTGVPYAPMDGSVANVSSPNYAGAPANWTQPIINTEQAIMSPFSLSVSHTMSAGFDSAFVTVVVTAAQNFTSSGALKLQLAMTEKTVTFATPPGSNGETVFYNVMRKMYPSASGTTLASSWTNAQTQTFNFAIALPNYIYDKGQVNFVAFIQDDGNKAVEQAAGDQPIAITNDASVTAVTGVTGLSCTGNFTPVVTLKNMGAVTLTSCNIMAQVDASAPVSFAWSGSLAVGATTNVTLPAITAGAGSHTFTTWDASPNGTPDVNTNFDTQVSNFTVSTAAGVVLPLANNFSSAAFPYANWTLNNPDAGTTWAHVTTNGGSAEYDCYSYGTVGAIDEFIVEPVDLTSMTNASLQFNVAHRQYSASYTDALSVLVSTDCGATWTQLWSKSGATLSTVAGYTTSPFVPTSAQWRAECINLSSYSGNNKVFIMFRGTNGYGNNIYVDDINVSNVVCPTGVEEHTALNGIDIIPNPFDQQANVSIDLANSSDVTVEVYTMTGELVSKQDAGTLSSGKQVIAINGAELASGMYFVTVRAGETTVTRKVSVSH